A stretch of the Thiomicrorhabdus xiamenensis genome encodes the following:
- a CDS encoding carboxysome shell carbonic anhydrase, with amino-acid sequence MTGAHALVDERQNQLLRQYEVEIKARFDEIETTLKDILLQRGQNGFIGWANQQLYAKLGVTLTDQDWQAGLNMQFQTGFQELYAKTLFAQFLRMSQEFFNNDPLAGQRTQEAEQLFREAGFHAVGIAPCADGRLAHIVSYVLRLPYAAVRRKAHAGSLFDISESVRNWVFIEHTRFRDGKPNSADEPTRYLKIAVYHFSKADPTHQGCAAHGSDDQKAAQAALQKLQDFRQAIENRFGCGSTVQTILLGLNTDDDSMKVHIPDGNGEIDLQRYVETDQLYQATMDLSEDEANELLQTAISSCNQLMRASAPQPEVMKLIRWLISNNFSQIAYVNQYENGCYSDLGHAERFIGIGNGFEEVQLRNLTYYSFLDTVEEGVNDVDVGIKIFKGLNIKRLLPIPIIIRCDYDGRVPGSKDRAKAKALRIEKALHSRYQELAASGLLQTMATLRDFTDSKPAELVAKEMDSALKRRTA; translated from the coding sequence ATGACAGGCGCCCATGCTTTAGTTGATGAGAGACAAAACCAGCTGCTTCGGCAGTATGAAGTGGAAATTAAAGCGCGGTTCGATGAAATCGAAACGACCTTGAAAGACATTTTATTACAACGTGGACAGAACGGTTTTATCGGTTGGGCAAACCAACAGCTGTATGCAAAGTTGGGTGTGACCTTAACAGATCAGGATTGGCAGGCGGGATTGAATATGCAATTTCAGACTGGCTTCCAGGAGCTGTATGCGAAAACCCTCTTTGCACAATTTTTAAGAATGTCGCAAGAGTTCTTTAACAACGATCCCCTCGCGGGACAACGGACACAAGAAGCTGAGCAGCTCTTTCGGGAAGCTGGGTTTCACGCAGTCGGCATTGCGCCATGTGCAGACGGACGTCTTGCCCATATCGTGAGCTACGTACTCAGACTGCCTTACGCCGCGGTGCGAAGAAAGGCCCATGCGGGTTCACTCTTCGATATCAGCGAAAGCGTTCGAAACTGGGTATTTATCGAACACACGCGTTTCAGAGACGGAAAGCCGAATTCGGCCGACGAACCGACGCGTTATTTGAAGATAGCGGTATATCACTTTTCCAAAGCGGACCCGACCCATCAGGGTTGTGCAGCCCATGGCAGTGATGACCAGAAAGCAGCGCAAGCCGCTTTACAGAAATTACAGGACTTCAGACAGGCGATTGAAAATCGCTTCGGTTGTGGTTCAACGGTACAGACCATCCTTTTAGGACTCAATACCGATGACGACAGCATGAAGGTGCATATTCCTGATGGCAATGGCGAGATCGATTTACAGCGTTATGTGGAAACCGATCAGCTCTATCAGGCAACCATGGACCTGTCTGAAGATGAAGCAAATGAACTTTTGCAAACAGCGATTAGCAGCTGTAACCAGCTAATGAGAGCTTCGGCTCCGCAGCCGGAAGTCATGAAATTGATTCGCTGGCTGATCAGCAACAATTTTTCGCAGATTGCCTATGTCAATCAATATGAAAACGGTTGCTACAGTGACTTGGGACATGCCGAACGATTTATCGGAATCGGTAATGGATTTGAAGAGGTACAGCTTCGTAATCTGACCTACTACAGCTTCCTCGACACGGTTGAAGAAGGGGTCAATGACGTAGATGTGGGGATCAAGATCTTTAAAGGTCTGAATATCAAACGCCTGCTACCGATTCCAATCATTATCCGTTGCGATTACGACGGACGGGTACCAGGCTCAAAAGACCGCGCGAAAGCGAAAGCTTTACGCATAGAGAAGGCTCTGCATAGCCGCTATCAGGAACTGGCCGCTTCAGGTTTATTGCAAACCATGGCGACGCTGCGAGATTTCACTGACAGTAAGCCGGCGGAGTTGGTGGCAAAAGAGATGGATTCTGCATTAAAACGTAGAACCGCTTAG
- a CDS encoding CsoS2 family carboxysome shell protein, with amino-acid sequence MSTSNAQSGRAAAIARRKAQVQGKGSQAADAPAVPRRRQRPEPVVETAVEPVATTSTSSEPSRRPRRGVNPVAAADTASAAGRNAAKARRQQQKNGKSATSANTTQPQRTRAQRKPVEPIVEAKQERTETVAPAPRAERANSGRAQVKPQTNQVQSGGRLQSKAYRQAQAKGKAAQDAFKSKGGSQSGAKAKLANPDASARDIAKQVRAERCSRGKTCSTGTSRPTRQQRNSQTAAPSKVEESQTLSGQTVSGTMVGQGEKKMTGAETGACQLVSGTEYLGSEEFAKNCQTQPSAQPAKVTQTQTTRGQVVSGSTKVGRGESMTGNEVGTCSAITGTEYLPADQSQMYCGGEPAKAKKTGFSVMSQPAQSKANKITSGGENRSSQSTTIKPKTPAQAPQKVMPSQTSLGNTTTGTQVGRLEAVTGSEKGACKSVTGTGYQGKEEAEACNVEMPKPAIKVTASATTRGQSITGERSGGSIGMTGAEAGDCQAVTGTPYTGAEQSQLCSVDQQNEMKVRQRQGANKAVSGVQPGLQGLTGAQKGACQLVSGTNYQGPEQTAMVCDSNNAAIPGESDFPQMMGAAQAPVQAQPMAPAMAQAAPMPTVEEAVEQGAKITGDGWDRGSKVTGTEGPWAAQRNSSVRGQRGQSPMGASQFRPQNSEVPMSPITGSSGNTDTGAKVTLSGGARA; translated from the coding sequence ATGAGTACAAGTAATGCTCAAAGCGGTCGAGCTGCAGCGATTGCACGTCGTAAAGCTCAGGTACAAGGAAAAGGTTCGCAAGCGGCAGATGCTCCGGCAGTACCGCGCCGTCGACAGCGTCCTGAGCCTGTAGTTGAGACGGCAGTCGAGCCGGTTGCCACAACTTCTACTTCATCTGAACCGTCTCGTCGTCCTCGTCGTGGAGTAAATCCGGTTGCCGCTGCTGACACAGCATCGGCGGCTGGCCGCAACGCGGCTAAGGCACGCAGACAGCAACAGAAGAATGGGAAGAGTGCAACTTCAGCAAATACGACTCAACCTCAAAGAACAAGAGCACAACGTAAACCCGTTGAGCCGATTGTAGAAGCCAAGCAAGAGAGAACTGAAACGGTTGCACCGGCGCCTCGCGCAGAGCGTGCCAACAGTGGCCGAGCGCAAGTGAAGCCGCAAACGAATCAAGTTCAATCCGGCGGACGTCTGCAGTCAAAAGCGTATCGTCAGGCACAGGCTAAAGGCAAAGCTGCGCAAGATGCATTCAAGTCGAAGGGTGGCAGCCAATCGGGTGCCAAAGCCAAGCTGGCTAACCCGGACGCATCCGCTCGCGACATTGCCAAGCAAGTACGTGCAGAAAGATGTTCACGTGGTAAGACTTGTTCGACTGGTACGTCCCGTCCAACGCGTCAGCAACGCAACAGTCAAACGGCGGCGCCCTCTAAAGTAGAGGAGTCGCAGACCCTGAGTGGTCAGACTGTTTCAGGCACGATGGTCGGTCAGGGTGAAAAAAAGATGACAGGTGCTGAAACCGGTGCATGTCAATTGGTCAGCGGAACCGAATATTTAGGTTCTGAAGAGTTTGCCAAAAACTGCCAGACTCAGCCAAGCGCCCAGCCAGCAAAAGTAACGCAAACGCAAACCACTCGCGGCCAGGTAGTAAGCGGTTCAACCAAGGTTGGACGCGGCGAAAGCATGACCGGTAACGAAGTGGGGACTTGTTCGGCGATTACAGGTACGGAGTATCTGCCAGCTGATCAAAGCCAGATGTATTGCGGTGGCGAGCCTGCAAAAGCTAAGAAGACCGGATTTTCGGTCATGTCACAGCCGGCGCAGAGCAAAGCAAACAAGATTACCAGCGGCGGCGAAAACCGCAGCTCGCAATCGACCACAATTAAACCAAAGACCCCGGCGCAAGCACCGCAAAAAGTGATGCCTTCGCAGACGTCTCTCGGTAACACCACAACAGGTACCCAGGTAGGGCGACTTGAAGCGGTAACCGGAAGCGAAAAAGGGGCTTGCAAATCCGTAACCGGAACCGGCTATCAAGGGAAGGAAGAAGCTGAGGCGTGTAACGTCGAAATGCCGAAACCAGCCATTAAAGTGACAGCCTCTGCGACGACTCGTGGACAGTCAATTACCGGTGAACGTAGCGGTGGCTCGATTGGAATGACTGGCGCGGAAGCAGGTGACTGCCAAGCGGTAACTGGCACGCCCTATACAGGTGCCGAACAGTCGCAACTGTGTTCAGTTGATCAACAAAATGAGATGAAAGTGCGTCAGCGTCAAGGCGCTAACAAAGCTGTCTCAGGTGTTCAACCTGGATTACAGGGGCTGACTGGAGCACAAAAAGGGGCTTGCCAGCTGGTATCCGGTACGAACTATCAGGGTCCTGAGCAAACGGCCATGGTATGTGACTCCAACAATGCGGCGATTCCAGGTGAATCGGATTTTCCGCAGATGATGGGCGCAGCACAGGCTCCAGTTCAGGCTCAGCCAATGGCTCCGGCTATGGCACAAGCTGCACCTATGCCGACTGTTGAAGAAGCAGTCGAACAAGGCGCAAAAATTACCGGCGACGGTTGGGATCGCGGAAGCAAAGTCACTGGTACCGAAGGTCCATGGGCTGCGCAACGCAACTCATCAGTTCGCGGTCAAAGAGGGCAGTCTCCTATGGGAGCCAGCCAGTTCCGACCACAGAACAGTGAGGTTCCTATGAGCCCGATTACAGGCTCTTCAGGTAATACCGATACGGGGGCGAAAGTAACTTTATCAGGTGGTGCCAGAGCTTAA
- a CDS encoding ribulose bisphosphate carboxylase small subunit has protein sequence MSIQTDDYRTKSTLETFGFLPEFTADEIYDQIVYIINQGWNCSIEHEDPANTSAHYWGMWKLPMFGERDPNAVLAEIDQCRSAYPNHVIRLIGYDNYTQCQGHNFVVYRPRGM, from the coding sequence ATGTCAATCCAAACTGATGATTACCGTACTAAATCGACGCTAGAAACTTTCGGTTTCCTGCCTGAGTTCACGGCTGATGAAATCTACGACCAGATCGTATACATCATCAACCAAGGTTGGAACTGTTCAATCGAGCACGAAGATCCAGCAAACACTTCAGCGCATTACTGGGGTATGTGGAAGCTTCCAATGTTCGGTGAGCGTGACCCGAATGCCGTACTTGCTGAAATCGACCAGTGTCGTTCAGCTTACCCAAATCACGTTATCCGTCTGATCGGTTACGACAACTACACTCAGTGCCAAGGGCATAACTTCGTAGTTTACCGTCCTCGCGGAATGTAA
- a CDS encoding form I ribulose bisphosphate carboxylase large subunit: MANKTFNAGVQDYQLTYWTPDYTPLDTDLLACFKVVPQEGVPREEAAAAVAAESSTGTWTTVWTDLLTDMEFYKGRAYRIEDVPGDKNAFYAFIAYPLDLFEEGSVVNVLTSLVGNVFGFKAVRSLRLEDLRFPMAFIKTCGGPPSGIQVERDKLNKYGRPMLGCTIKPKLGLSAKNYGRAVYECLRGGLDLTKDDENINSQPFQRWRDRFEFVAEAVDKATAETGERKGHYLNVTAGTVEEMMKRAEFAKELGQPIIMHDFLTAGFTANTTLANWCRENGMLLHIHRAMHAVIDRNPLHGIHFRVLAKCLRLSGGDHLHTGTVVGKLEGDRASTLGFVDQLRESFVPEDRSRGVFFDQDWGSMPGVMAVASGGIHVWHMPALVNIFGDDSVLQFGGGTQGHPGGNAAGAAANRVALEACVKARNEGRDLEREGGDILREAARNSKELAVALETWKEIKFEFDTVDKLDVG, from the coding sequence ATGGCTAATAAAACGTTTAACGCTGGTGTACAGGATTACCAGCTGACTTATTGGACTCCAGACTACACTCCACTGGATACAGACCTACTTGCTTGTTTCAAAGTAGTACCGCAAGAAGGTGTACCTCGTGAAGAAGCAGCGGCTGCTGTTGCGGCGGAATCATCAACAGGTACCTGGACAACTGTTTGGACCGACTTGTTGACCGACATGGAATTTTATAAAGGTCGTGCTTACCGTATCGAAGACGTACCGGGTGACAAGAACGCATTCTACGCTTTTATCGCGTACCCACTAGACCTTTTTGAAGAAGGTTCGGTTGTAAACGTACTAACTTCTTTGGTTGGTAACGTATTCGGATTTAAAGCGGTTCGTTCTCTTCGCTTGGAAGATCTGCGTTTCCCAATGGCATTCATCAAAACTTGTGGTGGGCCACCATCAGGGATTCAGGTAGAGCGTGACAAGCTTAACAAATATGGTCGTCCGATGTTGGGTTGTACGATCAAGCCTAAGTTGGGTCTATCTGCCAAGAACTACGGTCGTGCAGTATATGAGTGTCTTCGTGGTGGTCTAGATTTGACCAAAGATGATGAAAACATCAACTCTCAGCCGTTCCAGCGCTGGAGAGATCGTTTTGAATTTGTCGCCGAAGCGGTAGACAAAGCAACTGCTGAAACAGGTGAGCGTAAAGGTCACTATTTGAACGTTACCGCCGGTACGGTAGAAGAGATGATGAAACGTGCCGAGTTCGCGAAAGAGCTAGGTCAGCCAATCATCATGCACGACTTCCTGACTGCTGGTTTTACTGCCAATACGACGTTGGCTAACTGGTGTCGTGAGAACGGAATGCTGTTGCACATTCACCGTGCGATGCACGCCGTAATCGACCGTAACCCACTACACGGTATTCACTTCCGCGTATTGGCTAAGTGTCTACGTCTGTCAGGTGGTGACCACCTACATACCGGTACGGTCGTTGGTAAGTTGGAAGGTGACCGCGCGTCAACGCTAGGTTTCGTTGATCAGCTACGTGAGTCATTCGTTCCTGAAGACCGTTCTCGTGGTGTTTTCTTCGACCAGGATTGGGGCTCAATGCCAGGTGTTATGGCGGTTGCTTCCGGTGGTATCCACGTATGGCACATGCCGGCACTGGTAAACATCTTCGGTGATGACTCAGTACTTCAGTTCGGTGGTGGTACGCAAGGTCACCCAGGCGGTAACGCAGCGGGTGCAGCAGCTAACCGTGTTGCACTGGAAGCTTGTGTTAAAGCGCGTAACGAAGGTCGTGATCTGGAGCGTGAAGGTGGTGACATCCTGCGTGAAGCGGCTCGTAACAGCAAAGAATTGGCAGTCGCTCTGGAAACTTGGAAAGAGATCAAGTTTGAGTTCGACACCGTTGACAAATTGGATGTGGGCTAA
- a CDS encoding YbaN family protein, whose translation MKKPLCFTLGSLAFSLGFVGIFLPLLPTTPFMILAAGCFAKSSPRFHQALINNRWIGADLQRWEREGTMSRATKKRATWVILATFSLSIVVLYDRHWLQLMLLALAVVLLFFLWRVPENKPSVNSLSNRD comes from the coding sequence ATGAAAAAACCACTCTGCTTTACCCTTGGGAGTCTTGCATTCAGCTTGGGGTTTGTCGGTATCTTTCTGCCGTTATTGCCGACGACACCTTTTATGATTCTTGCGGCCGGTTGCTTTGCTAAAAGTTCGCCGCGTTTTCACCAGGCCCTCATCAATAACCGTTGGATCGGTGCCGATCTGCAGCGCTGGGAGCGCGAAGGCACCATGTCCCGAGCAACTAAAAAACGCGCGACCTGGGTCATTCTTGCCACTTTCTCTCTCTCGATTGTCGTTCTCTACGACCGGCATTGGCTGCAACTGATGTTGCTTGCTCTTGCTGTCGTCCTGCTGTTCTTCTTATGGCGTGTGCCAGAAAATAAACCTTCAGTGAATTCTTTGTCCAATCGCGATTGA
- a CDS encoding VIT1/CCC1 transporter family protein — MGHFTEEMLDEHLSNKHYSHRMGWLRAAVLGANDGIISVVSILVGVIAAGSSKEDILLVGIAALVAGALSMAAGEYVSVSSQSDTEKADLEIERKALEEDWETELAELALIYRERGVSPETAHQVAKELMAHDALGAHARDELGLSEIHTARPLQAAFASAASFISGAGIPVLLVALLPMQNLGVIVAASSLFLLTILGAVAARTGGADMMKGGLRVLIWGAVAMAVTTGVGLVFGVAG; from the coding sequence ATGGGTCACTTTACCGAAGAGATGTTAGACGAACATCTGAGCAATAAACACTACAGTCACCGTATGGGATGGCTGCGTGCTGCCGTCTTGGGTGCCAATGACGGTATTATCTCCGTCGTCAGTATTCTGGTCGGGGTGATTGCCGCCGGTTCAAGCAAGGAAGATATTTTGCTGGTGGGCATTGCCGCACTGGTTGCCGGAGCCTTGTCGATGGCCGCGGGCGAATATGTCTCGGTCAGCTCTCAATCCGATACCGAAAAAGCGGATTTGGAAATTGAGCGCAAAGCGCTGGAAGAGGACTGGGAAACCGAGCTGGCCGAACTGGCGCTTATCTATCGGGAAAGGGGGGTGAGCCCGGAAACCGCGCATCAGGTCGCTAAAGAATTAATGGCCCACGATGCGCTCGGCGCCCATGCCCGAGACGAACTGGGGTTGTCGGAAATTCATACCGCCCGTCCGTTGCAAGCGGCCTTTGCTTCGGCGGCTTCTTTTATCTCAGGCGCCGGGATCCCGGTGCTTCTGGTAGCGTTGCTCCCTATGCAGAACTTAGGGGTTATCGTTGCGGCCAGTTCGTTATTCCTATTAACCATTCTGGGGGCGGTCGCCGCCAGAACCGGTGGTGCGGATATGATGAAAGGGGGGCTGCGCGTTTTGATTTGGGGTGCGGTTGCTATGGCCGTTACGACCGGTGTCGGTCTGGTATTTGGTGTCGCCGGTTAA
- the trpD gene encoding anthranilate phosphoribosyltransferase, whose translation MELKVALEKLLNRQDLNADEMRSVMQQLMTGQAHDAQIGAILAALRMKSETVTEMTAAVEVMRELASAVEVKDKTHLVDTCGTGGDGANTFNISTASAFVVSAAGATVAKHGNRSFSSKSGSADVLEAAGVNLALEVEHVAECIDGLGIGFMFAPAHHSAMKHVIGARKAMGVRTLFNMLGPLTNPAGAPYQVIGVFNKELGPIFAEVLKNLGSKHVMIVAADDGLDEISVAAKTYVAELKDGEITQWEIDPSDYDMDHVDLRDLSVESALESLNIIRAAFANSDGAAKDIICLNAGASIYVAGLTETYAEGVQLARKVIVEGRAQQKLNDFVAKTQAF comes from the coding sequence ATGGAACTAAAAGTCGCTTTGGAAAAACTTCTCAACCGTCAGGATCTGAATGCAGATGAGATGCGTTCGGTGATGCAGCAGTTGATGACGGGACAGGCGCATGATGCGCAGATTGGCGCAATTCTCGCCGCTTTGCGAATGAAGAGTGAAACGGTAACCGAGATGACTGCGGCGGTTGAAGTCATGCGCGAGCTGGCTTCGGCCGTTGAGGTTAAAGACAAAACTCATCTGGTGGATACCTGCGGAACCGGTGGTGACGGTGCCAATACGTTTAATATTTCGACCGCCAGCGCTTTTGTGGTCTCTGCGGCCGGGGCGACGGTTGCCAAACACGGTAACCGCTCGTTTTCCAGTAAATCGGGCAGCGCAGATGTTTTGGAAGCGGCCGGCGTAAATTTGGCGTTGGAAGTCGAGCATGTTGCCGAATGTATTGATGGACTGGGCATCGGCTTTATGTTCGCGCCGGCGCATCACAGCGCAATGAAGCATGTCATCGGTGCGCGTAAGGCAATGGGCGTGCGTACCCTTTTCAATATGCTCGGGCCCTTGACCAATCCGGCGGGTGCGCCCTATCAGGTCATCGGCGTTTTCAATAAGGAACTGGGACCGATCTTTGCCGAAGTGCTGAAAAATCTGGGCTCCAAGCATGTCATGATTGTTGCTGCCGATGACGGTTTGGACGAAATTTCGGTCGCTGCCAAGACTTATGTTGCCGAATTGAAAGACGGCGAGATCACTCAATGGGAAATTGATCCGAGTGACTACGATATGGATCATGTTGATTTGCGCGACTTGTCGGTGGAATCGGCTCTGGAGAGCCTGAATATCATTCGTGCCGCTTTTGCCAATAGCGACGGTGCGGCCAAAGATATTATCTGCCTGAATGCCGGGGCTTCAATCTATGTCGCCGGACTGACGGAAACCTATGCCGAAGGCGTTCAGCTGGCGCGTAAAGTGATTGTCGAAGGTCGCGCGCAACAGAAGCTAAACGACTTTGTTGCCAAGACTCAGGCCTTTTAA
- a CDS encoding aminodeoxychorismate/anthranilate synthase component II, protein MLLMIDNYDSFTYNLVQYFGELGQQVEVYRNDQIDLETIKTLNPQYLVISPGPCTPTEAGVSVEAIKHFAGQIPIMGVCLGHQSIGQAFGGKIVRAKQVMHGKTSPVFHKDAGMFAGLPNPVETTRYHSLVIEKETLPECLEVTAWTQDEDGNFDEIMGVRHKELPIEGVQFHPESILTDQGHQMLKNFLDQNAS, encoded by the coding sequence ATGTTGTTAATGATTGATAACTACGACTCCTTTACCTATAACCTGGTTCAGTATTTCGGTGAACTGGGGCAGCAGGTCGAGGTGTATCGTAACGACCAGATCGATCTGGAAACCATTAAAACCCTGAACCCGCAATATCTGGTGATTTCGCCGGGGCCTTGTACGCCAACCGAAGCAGGTGTGTCCGTTGAGGCGATTAAACATTTTGCCGGACAAATTCCGATTATGGGCGTTTGTCTTGGTCACCAGTCGATCGGTCAGGCTTTCGGCGGTAAGATTGTTCGTGCCAAACAGGTCATGCACGGCAAAACCTCTCCGGTTTTTCATAAAGACGCCGGTATGTTTGCCGGGCTTCCTAATCCGGTGGAGACCACCCGTTACCACTCACTCGTCATCGAGAAAGAAACGCTGCCGGAGTGTCTGGAAGTGACCGCCTGGACGCAGGACGAAGACGGTAATTTCGATGAGATTATGGGCGTGCGTCATAAAGAGTTGCCGATTGAAGGCGTGCAGTTCCACCCTGAGTCGATTCTGACCGATCAGGGGCATCAAATGCTTAAGAATTTCCTGGATCAGAACGCCAGCTAA
- the trpE gene encoding anthranilate synthase component I: MDPAVFATLAQQGYNRAPLMRTVLSDFDTPLSVYHKLAKGAYSYLLESVQGGEKWGRYSIIGLPCRKRIEVHGQQISEYDGDTLLQQQVADDPLAWIEAYQNRFKVLHKPDMPAFTGGLVGYFGYDTVRYIEPRLAQSTPEKDDIGAADILLMVSEELVVFDNLSGQVHVIVHADLTQENAYDSALARLDDICEQLSSPQVMPKDLPSDVQIEEADFKSSFGEQSFKDAVQKIQDYILAGDAMQVVISQQMSVDFKESPMDLYRALRHLNPSPYMFYLDLEDTYVVGSSPEILVRLEDDIVTVRPIAGTRRRGATEENDLALEKDLLSDPKEIAEHLMLIDLGRNDVGRIAQIGSVELTEKMVVERYSHVMHIVSNVNGKIKPGMSSMDALRATFPAGTLSGAPKIRAMEIIDELEPVKRGIYGGAVGYLGWNGNMDTAIAIRTAVIKDSRLFVQAGAGVVSDSVPQSEWDETMNKGRAIFRAVQFVTEGLQTANPNQHK, encoded by the coding sequence ATGGACCCAGCCGTTTTTGCTACCCTTGCCCAACAAGGCTACAACCGTGCTCCGCTAATGCGCACGGTGTTGTCGGATTTTGATACTCCTCTGAGTGTTTATCATAAGCTTGCCAAAGGTGCCTACTCGTACCTTCTGGAATCGGTGCAGGGCGGAGAAAAGTGGGGTCGCTACTCGATTATCGGTTTGCCTTGCCGCAAACGCATTGAGGTTCACGGTCAGCAGATTTCCGAATACGACGGGGATACCTTGCTGCAACAACAGGTTGCAGACGATCCTCTGGCGTGGATCGAAGCTTATCAAAACCGTTTCAAAGTACTGCATAAGCCGGATATGCCGGCTTTTACCGGCGGTCTGGTCGGTTATTTCGGCTACGATACCGTGCGTTATATCGAACCGCGTCTGGCGCAGTCGACGCCGGAGAAGGATGATATCGGTGCCGCGGATATTCTGTTGATGGTCTCTGAAGAGCTGGTGGTCTTCGACAACCTGAGCGGGCAGGTGCATGTTATTGTGCATGCCGACCTGACGCAGGAAAATGCCTATGATTCGGCGCTGGCGAGACTTGATGATATCTGCGAGCAGCTGTCGTCGCCGCAAGTAATGCCGAAAGATCTGCCGAGCGATGTACAGATCGAAGAAGCGGATTTCAAGTCCAGTTTCGGTGAGCAAAGCTTTAAAGACGCGGTACAGAAAATTCAAGACTATATTCTCGCCGGGGACGCCATGCAGGTGGTCATTTCTCAGCAGATGTCGGTCGATTTCAAAGAGAGTCCGATGGATCTGTATCGTGCTCTGCGTCACTTGAATCCTTCTCCATATATGTTCTACCTCGATTTGGAAGATACTTATGTTGTCGGCTCTTCGCCGGAAATCCTTGTCCGCCTTGAAGACGATATCGTCACAGTGCGCCCGATTGCCGGAACCCGCCGCCGCGGTGCAACCGAGGAGAACGATCTGGCGCTGGAAAAAGATCTGCTGAGCGATCCGAAAGAGATTGCCGAGCACTTGATGCTGATTGATCTGGGGCGTAATGACGTTGGCCGCATCGCCCAGATCGGTTCGGTTGAACTGACCGAGAAAATGGTCGTGGAACGCTATTCGCATGTCATGCATATCGTGTCCAACGTAAACGGTAAAATCAAACCGGGTATGAGTTCAATGGATGCTTTGCGAGCGACCTTCCCGGCCGGGACGCTTTCCGGCGCGCCGAAGATCCGCGCGATGGAGATCATTGATGAGCTGGAGCCGGTCAAGCGCGGCATTTATGGCGGAGCCGTCGGTTATCTGGGCTGGAACGGCAATATGGATACCGCCATTGCCATCCGCACCGCAGTCATTAAGGACAGCCGATTGTTTGTGCAGGCCGGCGCCGGCGTGGTGTCCGATTCCGTACCGCAATCGGAGTGGGACGAGACAATGAACAAAGGGCGGGCGATTTTCCGTGCCGTTCAGTTTGTGACGGAAGGGCTGCAAACCGCCAATCCGAACCAGCATAAATAA
- a CDS encoding phosphoglycolate phosphatase has translation MEKFKPGFVLIDLDGTLIDSVPDLAYCVDEMMKQLGMPVRGEDAVRNWVGNGVQRLTERALINSVDGMPDQELMDKAYPIFLELYKENTSQRSCVYDGVIEGIEWMKAQGYRVACVTNKAEAFTVPLLKDKGLYDYFEVVVSGDTCAEKKPHPMPLLFAAEQLGVEPENALMIGDSRSDVKAARAAGFHVFCMTYGYNHGEDIRDYNPDVVMDSFVELKDYLEAK, from the coding sequence ATGGAAAAATTTAAACCGGGCTTTGTACTAATTGATTTAGATGGAACCTTGATCGACAGTGTGCCGGATCTGGCGTACTGCGTAGACGAAATGATGAAGCAACTGGGTATGCCGGTGCGCGGTGAAGACGCTGTGCGTAACTGGGTCGGGAACGGTGTTCAGCGCCTGACCGAACGCGCTCTGATTAACTCGGTTGACGGTATGCCGGATCAAGAATTGATGGATAAGGCTTACCCGATTTTTTTGGAGCTTTATAAAGAAAACACGTCACAGCGCAGCTGCGTGTACGACGGTGTAATTGAAGGGATCGAATGGATGAAAGCGCAGGGATACCGTGTAGCCTGTGTGACCAATAAAGCGGAAGCTTTCACGGTTCCTCTACTGAAAGACAAAGGTCTGTACGATTACTTTGAAGTTGTGGTTTCCGGCGATACCTGTGCCGAGAAAAAGCCGCATCCTATGCCGTTGCTGTTCGCAGCGGAGCAGTTGGGCGTCGAGCCGGAAAATGCATTGATGATCGGTGATTCACGTTCCGATGTGAAAGCGGCGCGTGCGGCTGGTTTCCATGTCTTCTGCATGACCTACGGCTACAACCACGGCGAAGATATCCGCGACTACAACCCGGATGTCGTGATGGATTCTTTTGTTGAGCTGAAAGATTATCTGGAAGCGAAATAA